The DNA sequence GGCAAATAAACTTTTCTGTGTATATGTTTTATCTCTCCATCCTCTACATAAAATGCAGAATTATAAAATTGATGATTTTTACTTTCTTCTACTCCACCAAAAATAATAGATATTTTTTTACTATATTCTAATATTTTTTCATAAAATTGTTCTTTCCATACTGCTACTACAGGCACCATATCTTTCAAACTATACCCTGTTACCGCAAGTTCTGGAAACACTATAATATCTGCACCATTTTCTATTGCTTCGTCTATATTTTTATACATTATATCTAAATTTTTTTCTACACTTCCAAGATAAGGCTTTGTCTGTGCTAATGCTATTTTAAGTTTCATCTATCCTCCTCCTAAAACTACTAAATAAAATATTCTTTCTATTTATATTTTTTTATCTTTTATTTTATCTTTTATTTGTGTAAATTAGTGTAAATTGGTGGCTAAATTTTTTCTTTTTAGCTTTTTTTCTTTTCATTATTCATTATAAATTATCCCTAAACTCCTATCTCGAATATCTCCTTTCCCGCTACATTTAATCTATCTTTTATATACTCTTTATTCTTATTAAAATTATAAAATATCATATATCCTTTGTTCAAATTTTGTGCTTCTAAATATCCACACAACTGCTCCCTTCCTTCTTGTTCATATTGTCCACCACGCCATATTTTCAACTCTATTACAAATTTCTTATTATTATATGTCACCACTATATCCATTCTATTAGAATGCCTTGTTTCTGATTCTACAAAATAAAACCCTGTTCCATTTATTATAGGCTTTAAAAATGCTAAAAATAGAAGTCTTCCCTCTCTTTCTACAAATTTTTCATCTATTTTTCTATATTCTGCTTTCATTAATTCTTGAAATTTAATTAAAACTAATTCCATATCTAAATCGCCGTTCTCATCTATAAATTTTCCCATATATTTATAGTTAAGCGCAGCTCCTTTTTTTATCTCTCTCATTGCTATCATATAATTATATAAACGTATTTCAAATATTTTGTTATGAATTATTAATTTATGGTTTCTACTCTCTCTAAATATTCCATACATTACTCCTAAATTATGAGCATCTAAATTATAATGTATTTCCTCTCCATCAAGAACTATTCTTTCTGCTAAATTATACAGTTCATCATATCTATTTATATTTTTTATCAAATCATCAAATAATGTATTATTTTCATTTAACATTATTTTAATTGCTTCTTCTAACCCTTTTTCACTAAAATCTCTATTTAATTTTTCATCTATTATTTTACACAATGCACTTACTAAAAATGGATAACCTGATGTAAATTCTCTTAGCTTTTTAGCCATAAAATCTATATCCATCTCTACTTTTGTTTCATTTGTATAATCTATTAACATTGTTTTAATCTCATCTGCACTAAAGCTCATATCTATATCAAAATCTACTGCTATATTCCAAGGACTATTATATTGCCTTTGTTCATCAGGTCGTAATTTTAATTTCATATTTTTTACATCATGTACTCCTGCTAATATTACACTATGGAATGTATAATCTTCGCCTTCATTTCTCATTAAGTATTTTGTTCGCAATATGCCAATAAAATTTAAAAATAGTTGATTATTACTACTTTTATCTACTTCATCTATCATTAAAATTACTTTTTTATCTATTTCTAATACTAAATCTGTTATAAAATCATCTAATTGCTTTATTTTTTCTACTTCTTTATAATTTTCAATAAAATCTACTATTTTATTTTTATTTAAAAACTTCATTTTTTTTACTATTAATTCTATAAAAGATTTTACAAATCTTGATTCACTTGCAAATTCTTCTCCCATCCCTTCAAAGCTTAATTTTATTAATAAATATTCTCTATTTTCTTTCAATCTTCTATCTAATAGATACATTGTTGTTGTTTTCCCAAATTGTCGTGGACGATTTATTATAAAATATTTTCTTTTCTCTATTAATTTTATTATCTTATCTAATTTTAACGAGGTATCTACCATATAATGTTCACTAGGAATACAAGTTCCTGTTATATTAAATTCTTTCATTATTTGTACCTCCGTTGTTTTATATGGTTTTAATTTTTTATTTTCTCTTTATCTTTTCATTGTCAATTTTCAATTATCCATTGTCCATCAATTATTCAAATAATATTCCACACTATCAATCAACGCTTCCCAACTTGCTTTTATAATATTTTCAGAAACCCCAACTGTTCCCCATCTCTCTCCTGTTAATTTATCTACAGTTTCTATTAAAACTCTTACTTTTGCTGCTGTTCCATCTTTACCATTTAAAACTCTTACTTTATAATCAACTAATTCCATATCTTTTATTTGTGGATAATGTGGTAATAGTGCCTTCCTAAGAGCTGCATCAAGAGCATTTACTGGTCCATCTCCTTCAGATACAGTATGCGTTTCTTTCCCATCTACATCTAATTTTATAGTTGCTTCAGATATCATTTTATTTAATTCTGTTCTTTCTATTATCATTCTAAAACTAATTAAATCAAAAAAGTATTTTCTTTGTTTCATTGCTTTTTTTAATAATAATTCAAAAGAGCCATCTGCTCCTTCAAATTCATACCCTTGATTTTCCAAAGATTTTATTGCCTTTATTACCTCTTTTACTACATTATCATTTTTATCCAATTTTATTCCAAGTTCATTTGCTTTGTACAATATATTACTTTTCCCTGAAAGGTCTGACACTAATACATTCCTTTTATTCCCAACTTTTTCAGGTTCTATATGCTCATATGTATGAGTATCTTTCATTATTGCACTTACATGAATTCCACCTTTATGTCCAAAAGCATTTCCTCCAACATAAGGCATATTTTCTGCTTGACTTCTATTTGATATTTCACTTACAAATCTTGATAATTTTGTTATTTTAGTTAATTTATCTCCAATAACATCATATCCCATTTTAATCATTAAATTAGGTATAATCTCACACAAATTAGCATTTCCACATCTTTCTCCATAGCCATTAATTGTTCCTTGTATTTGAATTCCGCCTTTTCTAACTGCCTCTATAGAATTAGCATTAGCTAATCCACTATCATTATGTGCGTGAATTCCAAACGGAGTTTTTATAACTTTTTTTATTTCATCAATAATTTCTGCTATTTCATAATATAAACTTCCACCATTTGTATCAGCCAATACAATTATATCTGCTCCACCTTTTTCTGCTGCTTTTAATACTTTTAACGCATATTCAGGATTTGATTTATATCCATCAAAAAAATGTTCTGCGTCAAAAAATACCTCTTTTACATTTTCTTTTAAATATTTTATAGAATCTTCTATTAATATTAAATTTTCTTCCAATGTTATTCCTAATGCTTTTTCTACATGCAAATCCCAAGTTTTTCCAAATATAGTTACAACGTCAGTTTCAGCCTCTATTAATTTTTTTATATTAACATCATCTTCTACTCTATTTTTAGGATGTCTCGTACTTCCAAAAGCTGCTATTTTAGAATGGTTCATTTTTGTTAATTTTATTAATTTAAAAAATTCTTCATCTTTAGGATTTGAACCTGGCCACCCACATTCTATATAATCAATCTCCATTTTATCAAGTTCTTTTACTATTCTCAGTTTATCTTCTACTGAAAAATTTATTCCTTTCATTTGAGAACCGTCTCTCAATGTTGTATCATAAATAAATATTTTTTTTCCCATTTAATTTCACTCCTTTTGCTTTAAAAACACTAAATCTTCTGGTGTTGTTATTTTTATATTATTATAATTTCCCTCTATTATTTCTATTTTTTCCCCAATATATTCCATTAATGAAGAATCATCTGTTCCATAATAATCATTTTCAAAAGCTGATTCATATGCCTTTTTTAATATCTGCGTTCTAAAAATTTGCGGTGTTTGTGCTGCTATTAATTTTTCTCTTTTAGGAGTATTTACAATATTTTTATTTTTATCTATCTCTTTTATTGTATCTTTTACTTTTACTCCTACCACTACTCCAGATATAGTACTATTTTTGTTTAATTTTTTATATCCTTCATCTATATAATTTTGTTTTATAAATGGTCTCACTCCATCTTGTATCCCAACTATACTATCGTTATCATCTATTAATTTTAACCCATTATATATAGAATCTTGTCTTTCTTTTCCACCTGCTACAATTTCTTTCACTTTTTTTAATCTATATTTTTTTATCATCTCTTTAACTTCTTTTATATAATCTTTATTAGTTACAATTATAATATCTGTAACTTTACTGTTTTTTTCTATCTCTTCTACTGTAGTTATAAAAATTGGTTTCCCTTTATACTCTAAAAATTGTTTTGGATAATCAAGCCTCATCCTTTTTCCTATACCTGCTGCCGCTACAATATAATAATATCTCATCTTCTCTTTATTTTCCCAAAAATCATTCTTCCTG is a window from the Haliovirga abyssi genome containing:
- the cimA gene encoding citramalate synthase, translating into MGKKIFIYDTTLRDGSQMKGINFSVEDKLRIVKELDKMEIDYIECGWPGSNPKDEEFFKLIKLTKMNHSKIAAFGSTRHPKNRVEDDVNIKKLIEAETDVVTIFGKTWDLHVEKALGITLEENLILIEDSIKYLKENVKEVFFDAEHFFDGYKSNPEYALKVLKAAEKGGADIIVLADTNGGSLYYEIAEIIDEIKKVIKTPFGIHAHNDSGLANANSIEAVRKGGIQIQGTINGYGERCGNANLCEIIPNLMIKMGYDVIGDKLTKITKLSRFVSEISNRSQAENMPYVGGNAFGHKGGIHVSAIMKDTHTYEHIEPEKVGNKRNVLVSDLSGKSNILYKANELGIKLDKNDNVVKEVIKAIKSLENQGYEFEGADGSFELLLKKAMKQRKYFFDLISFRMIIERTELNKMISEATIKLDVDGKETHTVSEGDGPVNALDAALRKALLPHYPQIKDMELVDYKVRVLNGKDGTAAKVRVLIETVDKLTGERWGTVGVSENIIKASWEALIDSVEYYLNN
- a CDS encoding AAA family ATPase; protein product: MKEFNITGTCIPSEHYMVDTSLKLDKIIKLIEKRKYFIINRPRQFGKTTTMYLLDRRLKENREYLLIKLSFEGMGEEFASESRFVKSFIELIVKKMKFLNKNKIVDFIENYKEVEKIKQLDDFITDLVLEIDKKVILMIDEVDKSSNNQLFLNFIGILRTKYLMRNEGEDYTFHSVILAGVHDVKNMKLKLRPDEQRQYNSPWNIAVDFDIDMSFSADEIKTMLIDYTNETKVEMDIDFMAKKLREFTSGYPFLVSALCKIIDEKLNRDFSEKGLEEAIKIMLNENNTLFDDLIKNINRYDELYNLAERIVLDGEEIHYNLDAHNLGVMYGIFRESRNHKLIIHNKIFEIRLYNYMIAMREIKKGAALNYKYMGKFIDENGDLDMELVLIKFQELMKAEYRKIDEKFVEREGRLLFLAFLKPIINGTGFYFVESETRHSNRMDIVVTYNNKKFVIELKIWRGGQYEQEGREQLCGYLEAQNLNKGYMIFYNFNKNKEYIKDRLNVAGKEIFEIGV
- the ispD gene encoding 2-C-methyl-D-erythritol 4-phosphate cytidylyltransferase, whose amino-acid sequence is MRYYYIVAAAGIGKRMRLDYPKQFLEYKGKPIFITTVEEIEKNSKVTDIIIVTNKDYIKEVKEMIKKYRLKKVKEIVAGGKERQDSIYNGLKLIDDNDSIVGIQDGVRPFIKQNYIDEGYKKLNKNSTISGVVVGVKVKDTIKEIDKNKNIVNTPKREKLIAAQTPQIFRTQILKKAYESAFENDYYGTDDSSLMEYIGEKIEIIEGNYNNIKITTPEDLVFLKQKE